The sequence CTGGTGATACCGCCACCATAAAAGAATTAAGACAGGCTGATTACTGGTATGGTGTAGGTGAATTAATCAAAGCCTATATAGGCTATCAACTTCTCGATAAAAACGAACTTTTACGGGAAAAAGTTTTTTCTCTCAACGGTTACTGTAACACCCTGTATCAGCAAAAACAATTTACTGATGCGGCCACCTGTTACACCACATTAAGTAGTCATATCAAAGATAAAGAGAAACTTGGAATCACTACCTTCAGACAATACCTTTCTGAATTGCACTATAAACGTCCCAGTGAAATGATAGATTATTTTGCCCGCATAGAAGACACGTATCAAGGTACAGTAGCAGGTTTTCTTGGTGCCATTAAAAAAACCGATTTACAATACCTGACCCTCGAAGAATGGGACGCAAATGCCGTTCTTCATTACAAAAAATTTGCTGCCACGGCCCCAACACGCGAAGGCAGAGAAGAAGCAAGCTTCAAAGAGGCCCTCGTTTACAGACTGCTTAATGAGAATATAAAAAGCCTTAATCTCATCATGTCTTTTTTAAGAGACTTCAGAAAAGGTGATTTGCATCAATCCGGTCAGGCCCTACTTATTGAATTGTTTCCATTGGTCATTCATGAATATGTTGAAAAAAAAATGTATATGGAAGCACTGGTTCTTGCAAAAAAAAATCGTAAACTTTTCATAAACAATTGGGTTGATATAGACCTTCTTGCAAATCTTGCAGATTCCTATAACTCAATTGGCATATATGACGAAGCGTCCAAGCTGTACCTCTACCTCATCACACTCTCATCGGAAGACAAAAAAGAGAACTACTATCTGCCTATGATCAAGGCTGCTTATGACCATGGAGACTACAATATTGTTGAAGATTTTGCTGATCAATACAGTTTCCGCTATGCTGACGGAATATATAAAAAAGATATCTTATTGCTCCGCATAAAAAGCTTGCTTGCAGAAGAACGTTTCGCCGATGCAGTTGCTTTACTCCCGGATCCAATACCCGTCACCGAAGATTTTTCCCTTCTTGCGGCTTCTCTGTATTTTTATGAAAATGATTACAGTAGGGTTGTTTCCATTCTGGACAGGGATTTGACAATCAGTAGCGATAAACTTGGTAGAAGTTCATTCCTACTGGCTGAAAGCATGTATCAATTACAAGATTTCGTCAGGGCAGAGGCATTTTTTGCAAAAATTCCCGAGGAATCAAACCATCATGATCAGGCACTCTACAGGCTTGGAGAACTTCTTAAGAAGGAAGGTAAAAAAAAGGAGGCTCTAAAATTATTTAGGGAACTTGTCGAAACAGGAAAGAATGAGCTGTGGGTTAAGATGGCTCAAAAAGAAATTGAATTAAAAGACATTCTTTAGAAAAAAGATCCAACCATTAACTAACAGAGACAACAAAAAACCATGAACCCACTGGACCCTTTTGACTCCAACATACAACTACTGCAAAAAGTTCTTGATTTACGTTCTACAAACCAGAGAATAATTGCCACCAATATCGCAAATGCAGAGACTCCTGGTTTTGCCCGTAAGGTATTTACATTTGAGGAACAATTGCAAAACGCCATAACTGCCAAACCTGGAACGCTGGCAACAACCCATAGTAAGCACATTTCAACTGCTCCGACGAGTGTCAGTTCAGTGACCGGTAGAGTTGATGAAGTTGAAGACAAAACAGGAATAGGTGACGAAAATGGCGTTAGTGTGGATATGGAAATGGTTGCTTTATCCGAAAATGAGCTCCTTTACGAAACAGCGGCACAGTTATTGAATAAGAAATTCACCTTACTTAAATACATGATCCAGGAAGGGAAATAGTTTCTTGAGCCATTTAACCTACAATCTTGAATACAATAATTAATTCCAAAGAGGTACAAAATGGATATATTTACAACATTTGATGTCAGCGCATCAGCTTTAAAGGCCCAGCGCACACGTCTCAATACTATCAGTTCAAATCTTGCAAATGTGGAAACAACATCCACCCCGGAAGGTGGCCCTTACAAAAAAAAATCGGTCTACTTCCAGACAAAACCCATCTCCTTTAAAGAGCAACTTGATTCGTCCATACAGGGGGTGGAAGTAACAAAAATCCTTGAAGATACTGAAGAACCGAAGAAAATTTATGACCCCTCTCATCCGGACGCAGCAGAGGATGGGTATGTGGCCATGCCAAATATCAGTGTCCTTAAAGAAATGGTGGATATGATGTCCGCCACCCGCTCCTATGAGGCGAACACCACTGTTATTAAATCAGCAAAACGAATGGCCCTGAAGGCCCTTGAAATCGGGAGATAATAAAGCATGAACTCTCTTATTGGTCCAATAGGCTCAAGCCCATTACCACTGCAACCGGCTGACAGCAATCCCGTAGCTATTGCAAAATCAGACTTCTCCAAGGTTATCCAATCAACCATTGACCAGGCAGTTACAGCCGAACATATTGGAAATAGAGCCATCACAGAATTGCAGAGTGGCGATGCAAAGAATCTCCATGAAGTAATGATCAGTGTTGAAAAAGCTGACATCTCACTTAAAATGCTTGTCCAGTTCAGAAACAAGGCCTTACAGGCCTACGAAGAGATAATGAGAATGCAGATTTAACAAATTATAAATACAACCGGTACAACTCACATTAAACCTTCCATGCAAAAAGGGAATTTTTCATGGCCGATCCAGACAATACTCAGAACGAAACAGAAGAAAAAGAAATTCAGATCCCTGAGAGAAAAAAGCTATCTGTACTTATTAG comes from Desulfocapsa sulfexigens DSM 10523 and encodes:
- the flgC gene encoding flagellar basal body rod protein FlgC, yielding MDIFTTFDVSASALKAQRTRLNTISSNLANVETTSTPEGGPYKKKSVYFQTKPISFKEQLDSSIQGVEVTKILEDTEEPKKIYDPSHPDAAEDGYVAMPNISVLKEMVDMMSATRSYEANTTVIKSAKRMALKALEIGR
- a CDS encoding tetratricopeptide repeat protein, producing MKKYSIIFYIFTLLGPHVANAESVLNRINKINTKNAVELYCSFTSIPSYRSNIREKRVDFILEDTTLDPNLKFFKADDRIVKILSLNKNNKTVLSFFFRYPPQSFEVTPNEKDNKLIVNILLGNPYSTALPNFSSKLSGLTILERTTKDFSNPLIASPYAADWRSFFKLYESKIQLSMPVQFTMLPFPAIAFLLPDREENNSLLSAEIHGLAKEELWDDLLPILLKKITVEQDPEIKKKLALTYGEVLSRNNNFVDAYKQFYLLADEYGDEEIGVFAKYLLILLRARFEDPFIADFELRKLQESMTPANPLTPYFRITQIETALATQQYPRMRSLLELDDIGYPGDTATIKELRQADYWYGVGELIKAYIGYQLLDKNELLREKVFSLNGYCNTLYQQKQFTDAATCYTTLSSHIKDKEKLGITTFRQYLSELHYKRPSEMIDYFARIEDTYQGTVAGFLGAIKKTDLQYLTLEEWDANAVLHYKKFAATAPTREGREEASFKEALVYRLLNENIKSLNLIMSFLRDFRKGDLHQSGQALLIELFPLVIHEYVEKKMYMEALVLAKKNRKLFINNWVDIDLLANLADSYNSIGIYDEASKLYLYLITLSSEDKKENYYLPMIKAAYDHGDYNIVEDFADQYSFRYADGIYKKDILLLRIKSLLAEERFADAVALLPDPIPVTEDFSLLAASLYFYENDYSRVVSILDRDLTISSDKLGRSSFLLAESMYQLQDFVRAEAFFAKIPEESNHHDQALYRLGELLKKEGKKKEALKLFRELVETGKNELWVKMAQKEIELKDIL
- the flgB gene encoding flagellar basal body rod protein FlgB, giving the protein MNPLDPFDSNIQLLQKVLDLRSTNQRIIATNIANAETPGFARKVFTFEEQLQNAITAKPGTLATTHSKHISTAPTSVSSVTGRVDEVEDKTGIGDENGVSVDMEMVALSENELLYETAAQLLNKKFTLLKYMIQEGK
- the fliE gene encoding flagellar hook-basal body complex protein FliE translates to MNSLIGPIGSSPLPLQPADSNPVAIAKSDFSKVIQSTIDQAVTAEHIGNRAITELQSGDAKNLHEVMISVEKADISLKMLVQFRNKALQAYEEIMRMQI